The Ciconia boyciana chromosome 31, ASM3463844v1, whole genome shotgun sequence genomic interval atcgcATCCCATcgcatcccatcccatcccatcgcATCCCATCCCATcgcatcccatcccatccccatccctcatcctcatcccatccTCTCCTATCCAATCCcattcccatcccatccccatccccatcccgtCCCACACAAGTGTCCCAAGTGCCACTTGTCACCCGTGCAGCGAGCCCTGGGCACGGGGCCGTGCCAGCGGCACAGGACTGGGCACCACAGAGGCTCTCTGGACCGCGGCATCCTCAGCAGCTCCGCGCAGGAGGGCCCCGTGCCACGGTTAGTCATTCCCGGTGTCAGGGACGCTGCGTCCCTCaccgcgggggcggccccgcggccgaCACGGAGCCGCAGGGGCGGCCGTCGGCACCTCGAGCCCTGCCCCACCGCATCTCTCCAAGACTCTTCCcacttctcctccctccaccgGTGCTGGCCATCATCCCCCACCTTCAAACCCAGGCTGGATTCATCTCCCAAAATGCCACCGCAGCACCAGCGGGCTCGGTAACGAAGATTGATGGGGCTGAGATAAAGCTTTGGGAAAAGGCTCGCCGGGAGGGGAGCACCGGGGCAAGGACGATGCCACCAACTGCCCCGCAGGGACCTTGGTCACCTTCCCTGCCTCACCTAGCCTCGGGTGTCCTTTGAGGGGGACGctgtgtggggacagggacaggaccgGAGCCCCGGCCCCACCGAGGCGACGCAGCAagtgctgcagtgcagctgctgtTCGAGGCACGTTCGGTCGGTGCctacagctgggggaaaaaaaacccgtGCTTTTCCTTTGTGCCGCTATTTATTAGGCTACAAAAGAAAGGGGGggtgggaaaaacaaaaaaaaaccccaaggcaTTTAATAACCTTACACATGTAGAAACTCTTCTGGAAAACAGCCTGTCTCCCGGCCCGAAATCACTCATCCTGCAGGCTGGGTTTTTCCAGCTTATTGTAATTCTCGCGAAGGCTCAGCCCTAACAGGAGCCGAATTGGTTATTCAGCACCGATCCCGGCTGGGGATGGAgcgggtggggggggtgggggggaaatgCAGCGCTCGAGCTGGGGGTGGCGGTGGCTCCTTTGGctggtgttaaaaaaaaaagggtttccAAAATATTTCGGTCGTGCTCAATGCCCCGGGGTGCCCAGGTCGCGAGAAACCCCCCCCACGATGGACCCCGTGCTGGGTCCCCAGTGGCGTGGGCTCAGCGGGACCCCAGTGGGACACCCACCCAAGGCTGGGTAACCGTCTGCTGGCTCGCCAAGCGCCAGCCCTTCCGTTAATAACTCGCTTCGTCATTAAGCGTCAGCAAATCCACCCCCGCGCCTGCCCAAGCCGGGGATACAGCACTAATCATGTTTACTGCAGAGCCGTATTGTTGTGTTCGCAGCCGCTGCGCCCGTCACGGCCCGCCGGGGACTTTCCCCCTAACGAAAAAGCAGCGGGAGCTCAATAATTGAGGCTTATTTATGGAAGGGAAGCGGTTAGCAGCGGGAGCGTATAGCTGTCACTGCTAAAATAGGCcgtggaaaagaaaaagctgggCTTCAATCCCTCGTCCCCCTGCCCTCGGGACCCTCTGCCCGCTCGCCGGCCCACGCAGGGGCTGCGTTAGCCGCCGGCAGCGGGAGATGCTGCCCTGGATGGGTTTGGCGGCCCCTCGCCGGAGGTAATTGATGGGTTGGGGTCTCCCCCCAGGGCCAAATTGCTGCTGTTGGAGGAACCTGTCTGTTAGCTTCCTCGTAGCATCCCCGGTTGCTCCCCAGGTGAGGACCAGCAGCCGGGAGCGGGGCACGACCCCGCTTACAGATACCTGCTCTAGAATATATTCAGCTATCTGTAATGTATCCAGCAATCTTATCTATAATATACACATATTAGCTATAATGTATCGAAATCTTAGCTATAATATATACGTGTTAGCTATAATCTATATAGATAGCTGTGACATACGGAGATAGGTTCTATATCGTATAGCCCTACACGCACAGGGAAGCGCTGAAACGCCAGGGCAGGTTcgaggggtgctgggggtacGGCTGAGCATCCCTCCCGCTGCGCAGCGAAGATAACGGGGAGCCCCGAGAGCCTGGGGGGCAAGAGACCCCCAAAAACCTCCTGTGCCCCCCAGCTggggctcctctccccccagcacTGGGGCAGCCCGGCCACGGGCTGGGGCTGAGATTCCcactttaatatttaatgtgaGATTAAAGATAAATctagggggattttttttttttttttattttattccagtgtATCACAAAATGAGCTATGAATAAAACTTAACTTGTGCAGAAGAGGATTTATTTATgagtttcagctgaaatttgcTCCGCGAGGGCCCGGAGCGGGCAGGCAGGAATACAGATGAGATCCCGCTTCCCGCAGGCcaagccagcagctggggaagctgCAGGTATAAATTTTACCTCCCATatcccagctctgtgcctgcatttttttttattattcttttatctTATTTGGATTATTCCAGTGATATTTACTCTCCAAGGAAATTAATCTCAGGGGCTCCTTACGGATGCTCCTGTTCCACGTGAGGTTCCCGGCTCAGATTTGGCAAAACCCCATTTCAGCAGAGGGGACAATGCCAGGGACAAAGCATGGATGGAAaaaacctcccccccccccaatcagGAAAAGCAATTTCCCTTCATCTTTAATTAATTAGCTCATGCTAATGAAAGCATCACATTTCCATGACGACCCGGGATTCCCAGCCCAGTACTGCAGTGATATTTGGAAATTAAACCAATAAATAATAGATGCTCACCATTAATGAACTAATTTAAaatggagattttatttttttttttcctaaattcacAACTTTTTCTGCTCACAGCAAAGCCATTAGCACTTGCCTGGAAGCGGAATTAAGTCAGCGAACAGTAATCAATTCCTTTTATTAGCAAATTGAGAGGCGCTTTAATATTTATCAGTTTATTGTTAAGAAATCACCTGGGAGAAAAATGGGCCCCCCCCGTGAAACTCCACTTGGAATCCCACGCAAACTTTCCAGAACTCAATTTATTAGGGGTATAAATTTATAATGGCTTAACTCGCTACACAGATGGAATATATATTGCTAATGTAATTTTCCAAACCAGTGATGAGCATGTCtgagggatttattttttttatggcaAAGTAATACAGACTAATATATTGCACAATggcaaaatatattaaaaatgtatacgaaacatcaggaaaaaaaaaaaaaggatgatgaTTGCCCTGTGCTCTGTTAcaccccggggcaggggctgagaTGCTCGGTGCAAGGTGGGGACAAACCCAGCCAGGATTTTGCCTTGCTCCGAGGAGAACGCTGGCGGCAGAAGACCGGGATGCGCAGTGAGGTGCTTCTCCTCCCGAAGGCAGCGTCTCCTCCTAAGCcatctccttcctccagcagctgcagcccaaaAGGACCCGTTATGCCAAAGAGCTTATTTAAACGAGGCTAATTTAAGTCTTTGGCATGTCTAAATGATCTGGGCTGCTTTTGCCTCCTCCCTTTTCCGAGGTGGCAGAGGGGTGGCAGCCGGTGGAGCACGCATGAGCAGCTCcggaagaaaaatgaagggggaaaaaaaaaatatatatatatataaaaagacaaATGGGGTCTAATTGGTGTAATGGGgtctaatttgttttcaaaagccGCCTCTCTCCTGACCCAGGGAATTGGCACCGCGTGAAAAATACCTGCAGCATGCGAATGAGCCGGCTTCTCGGCAGCTTTATGGATCCCACCTGACACAAGCCCCTCGTTAAATCAAAACAGAGATAGCGCAAGAATTAAACTGTCAGGATAACGCATGCCGATATTTGCTGGGTAGCGGCAGCGCCCGCAGCCGGGTCCCACTCCGGGTGGGATTGATGTGCCAGGGCAGGGTGTTATCCCCCAGAGAGGGACAGGGCtgtggtggggcaggggggcaaACACCCCCAGACTCCCTTCCGCAGCCGTAACTCCATCAGCAGCCGCTTGCTGAGCGGAGAGTTATTGCTGGCTGCGATAACCACCTCAGACCATCAATTATTATCTAATCCACAGCGTAGTTTCATCGCTGGAATCGTTCGCCCAGCTTCTGCGTGGGGGCCAGGACCCTTCAGATGAACCAGGGGATAGAAGaggtttaaaaagcaataattcCTGGCACACCAGCTCAGCCGGCtcatggagaaaagaaaagtgcCTCTGCAGCCTGCCGGGGCGCACGGAAGGGACGCTGGGCTGGCACCGGTTCCACTGTGCTCACGCCGAGTCCTGTCCCAGGGAAGATGAATCTGCTTCGTTAAGCGCCGCATCGGTCTGGTGGGAAAATGAAGGACTTTAAATCACCGGTGCCTTCTGACGGGACCAGGCTTCAGCATCGCTTCCCTCTGGTGCCGGTCACCCAACGGCACGCACGGGCGTGAGGTTGGGTGCTAGGGCATGGCCAGCTGCTCCCCAAAATGTCTGTAAGGAGCAAACCAcagctcttttctctctctcccatccctccatccatcccagCACCCTGCTGAGCATCCCAGCTCCTCCTATCCCCAGCCCAGGTGGAGCAGGATGAGCCTATATTaggagctctgccagcagcagctgcccacGACAGGGCTCAGGGAACCGATCCTGCCTGCACCTCGAGCTGCCTGCTTGTCCTTCCAGAAAATGCAACCAGGCGACAGCAGCTCTCGCCCGttcaagcaaaggaaaagcctTGGTAGATAACTGGGGACAAGGGGAGCAGCGGAGCAGAGGCACTGGGACGGGCTGCACTTATTgctccttcttttctcttccacagCCACCAGGATGCACGAAGTGACGGAGATCCGGATCAAATATCCCAACAAGATCCCGGTAAGGGCTGCGCCCCGCTCTCTTTGTGGCCAGTTGAAAGGCAAACTTTGAGAGTCTTTGCTAAAGACTTTGTGGCTCGACTCGGAAGACCgcagctctgcttccctgggTACCCCTGCAAGAGTGGTCCCAAAGCCTCCCAGTCCCCGTCTCCCCTTCCAGCATCTTCTCCCCGCTGCAGGTGGTTGTGGAGCGCTACCAGAAGGAGAAGACCTTGCCTCCCTTGAACAGGACCAAGTTTCTGGTGTCCCAGGACCTGCCCCTGTCCCAGTTTGCTGTCACCCTGCGGTAAGCCGTTAGTGACACAGCAGGGCCAAGGCTTGCTTGGGGCAAGGCGGGGGGTCCGCAGCCCTGGACCAGTGCAAAAGCCCAGTCTAGATGCAGCTGGTCCTGTGAAACAGCTTGGCTTAGAAGCCACTTTGGCTGCTCCACTGGGCAAGTGTTTAGTGGGCAAGGGTTTAGACTTAGCCTAATGCAATTAGCCTTTGCTTGCCAATGCATGGGGTGCCTTATGGCAGAATTCCTCCACCCATTCCCACTCCTCCCTTGCTGGGATAAAAGGTGACAATTAGCTCTTTTCCTGGGGACCTGCAGTACAGGTGAATTGTTAATTGGGGGTAGGTGATTAGCAGCCCTGCAAACAAGCAGCACCGTTGCAGCTGACTTGAAACCTTCGTACTCTGGGCTCTGCTTGAAAACCTTCCCAAAGGACCAACATCTCCTGGCAGCACAGTTCAGGACAGATGGAGGTGAGAGCTTGTGGCTGGGGGTTGGCCCTTACAGATGTTTTGGGGAGCAGCTGACCGTGCCCTAGCACCCACCCTTGTGcctgtgggtgctggtgggtaGCTGGCACCAGAGGGAGGTGATGCTGAAGCCCGGTCCCCTTGGGAGGGACCGCAAGCACCGTGTCCCCGTGGATGGGTGCTCCTTCGGGAGCGTCCCCGATTGCCACGTTGCCTGGTGCTGGGCAATACTCACCCACACGCTGTCTTCGCCTTCCTCTCGGCAGGACACGGCTCTGCCTGGCCTCCTCCCAGACCTTCTACCTGCTGGTGAACAACAAAGGGCTGCCCAACATGGCCATCACCATGCAGGAGCTGTACCGTGACAACAAGGATGAGGATGGCTTTCTCTACCTGACCTATGCCTCCCAGGAGATGTTCGGCAGCTCTTCCTCCAGCGAGCCAGCGGCTGCTTGACCACAAAACCACCTGCCACCACCGCGTCCTCGTGGCTGCTCGTCTCAGGACTCCGATGCTGGTGAGGTTGGGGACGTATCTCTCCAAACTTGGCTTAAAATCTGTGGGGAGCCCCAAATTGTGGCTGGACCAAGCCTCACcttctctctggctgcagtttgACAGGCTCAGCTTTGTAACGGTCTTAAACTCAGCTCAACGCCTCCTTAATCTTGTGGCTTTAGGCACAAATTATTCTCTCAACACAGCAGAAGATGGTGCTGGTTTACTCTGATCCAGGGGAAGGTTGCTCTTCTAACAGGCTCTTCTGAAGTGCTTTACAGCCTGTCATCCCTGCCCAGAAAACTTAGGCTCCTTCTAAACGCTTCTAATAGGATCAGGTATGGGGAGTTTCATGGTTCGTGCAGGTTTTTGTTAAGCTGCGTGTCCGTTCTAGCTGCTGCTAGAGTGTCTGTGCTCTTGAAATgtggaataaagaaaatttgGCTAGTGCCTCTGGTCAGCTAAATGCAGCTTGTCCCTTGGATGTGAAACCAGCCTTAACCTTGGGGCTTTGTCCCTGGCTTTgctgggctgccagcagctcagTTGTGGGGCCGGGGGAACAAGAgcacagagaggggaaaggacTTTGCTTCCCCCGTTGCAAAAGCAGCCTGGGAGAGATGCTCCTGCAGACGAGCAGCTCCTCATCTCACTCCCCTCAGcagaatggggggggggggtgttcaCCCCCCATCACCTCCAACCAGCACCCCAAGAATGGGGTACGTAGCTCAAAGCAGCGGCGAAGATTAGCTGAGCTCAAATTGTAGTGTTGTGCTGTGAGTCAGACATAAATGCTTCCTGCCACTGATACTGCAAAATGcctcttaaatatttaaggCTTCCCTTGCCATAAAAATGTATTGTCACACTGGGTGAATATTTCATGCACGTTTCgtgttaaaatgttaataaataagCTCTAAAATTAGCTGCCacaacagcaggagctgggtcCCTGATGCGCTGGGGGGAGTTGAGATGAGTCCCCCTCCTGCgcagggatggagagggggaGCTGGGGTCCCCAGCGGGAGCTGGGGTCTGTACTGTACCCCCTGCCTGGATGCAACCCCCAAATTGTGCGGCCGCAGGTTTCCTCCTGAGGCTTCGGGCTGGCTCAAGGCTGAGCTGGGCCACCAGAGGTATTTTTGCGGGGGGATGATAGCTCCGTGCCAGTTGGTTGCTGGAGACCAGGGGTGAAGCCTAGCGATGGGAGAGCCTGGCTTGGCATCTTGGGGTGCAGCTGATGCTCCGCTTCTGGTGACCGACGtggctctggggctgctggcagggaaaagcaggcagagctgcccctgcCCGGGCCAGGCAGGAGCACGAGGAGCAGCTGAAAACGCTCCCGGCTGCCCGCTACAAAACTGTCGACGAAGAGTCGCAGAGCTGCGACTCTTAAGGtaaggagcagagcagggatggggcGGAGCGTAGAGGATGCACAGACCTGATCTCCTCGAGGAAAagagcaccaaaaaaaaaatatttatggcaTTGCTGAGCTCTGTTAGCCCGGTGCTGCAGGGGATGTCTCTGCCCGGGGGGAGAGCGCTGCCGCCTGCCCCATCCCCTTCGCTCGGGCTCCATCATCCCCAGcctttttccccatctgttATCCCAACCACGGCGTTTACCTCTGCAACTGCTGGTGCTTCCCAGGCAGATGTTCGGAGGCAGCGCCTGCTCCCTGCACAGACACTTTCCTGctcagggtttttcttttttcttttttttttttttttcttcctacaaaCATATATTTAACTTGTCAGCCTGCAGCTGATCTGCTTATACCTAAACCCAACTCTCTCCCTGTTGAATAGGGAAGGGGCTGGCGTGCTTCAGAGtgtttgcacacacacacccccttcACGCTCATATTACCTCTAGGCATCCTGTAATTAAAACCATGAGCTCTTTGGGGCAAGGACTCTCtgttttatgtgtgtgtattattTATTAGGGTCCCTGCAGTCCGTAGGGCTTCGATCCCCTTCCACACCAAATTGCCTTtatgcacgtgtgtgtgcatacgTTATTTTTCCACGAGCATCCCTCTGATACCTGAAAACTGGAAGCTCCCAGGCTTACAAGGAAAACAGGGAAGCAACATGCATTGTAGGGAGGGTGACAGGGGAGCCCTCCCTCAATCCATCCTCTCCTGTCCCAAGCTCGTGTCAGAGCAGGATGGATGGGGCTGGCATTTGTTCGatgaaagtgtatttttcacTAGCACCAGGGAATTGCTTCCCAGAAAGCTTCTGCATTCAAAAGGAGGGGGTTGAAAGCAAGGAGAGCCCGATTAGGCTTGCAGCCACGCTCCCCCTGGAAGCTTTCACCGCTCAGAGCATCGCCTCCACACCAGACACGTGCTACCTGGAGAAGAATGGGGTGGCTTGCCCTGTCAGTAAAAACAGTCTTAATTACAGGTTGAATTAATGCTGAAGGTTCCCAGAGCTGTGAGATGTGGCACCTTATGGGTTCAGAGCAGGTTCAACTCCTTAATTAACTCGCAGTGAGGAATAACTTATGAAGCAAAGGGGTCTGGAGCCAGAGGGGGGTTAAAGAAGGGGGAGTGCAGCCCAGGAAAGCCCTGATCTCCAGTGGGAAAGAGCTTTTCTCACATGTCTGATCCACTTTCCTGCCCTTTTCCCATTTCCCCTCAtcacagggagggaggggaagcccAAAAAAGCTGTTACCTTGCAGATGCCGGGGCTTACTCCATGAAGATAAATCCTATGGGGAAGGCTGCAACCAAGCAGGAAGCTGAAGGGTTTCCCATCACCCAGCCCAGTCGAGAGGGACCCAGGACCCACGCGGGCATCGGCAAAGCCTGGTGAAAGCCCCGGGACGCTCTGGAAGGGCTTTGCCGAGGCTCGCAAGGGATCCTGCTGCCTTCCGGAGTCATTGCTGAACCAATTCTGAAGCCTTACAGTCTTCTGCAAAGCGgggcaaaagcaaaaatgccCAAGAGTCCTGGGAGGGACGAAGCGAGCTTAGGGAAGACAAGACTTGGCTTTTTCCAAGCCCAAATCCCCTTGAGAATTTCCCGAATCCTCCCCTGGGCAGGTTTTCCCAGGAAGAAGGTACTTTTAGGGACAGTGAGAGACAGCATCCGAGCTGCCCCATGGGTTGGGGTGTGGGGACGCTGGCAGgagcctttgctgctgcatccCGGGCGCGTCCGTGCAAATTGCTGGAGAACTTGGGTCCATCTCCCTCAGAATCCCACTTTTGCCAAGAGAGGACAACAGAACCACACACGCCCTGGGCTTGGCAGACCAGGAGTCCGTTCCCCATCCAGATACGGCGATGCTGAAGGGTGGTCTTCACGTGTTTCATGTCTTCTGgtaaatcagttaaaaaaaaaaaaaaaaagccaaccagcATTTTACAGGATGCCAATGGACTTTTCGCTGGGtcatttgttttgctaaatGCCACTTGTGATCGCAAGCCGCCCATACTAGTACaaatataattacatatttattgCCAATATAATTCAGAGTTAATTATACGGCAACTAATTTTCTCAGCAGGGGTTTGCAATATTTGGGTGTAAAGGAGACAGCTGTAATTCCAAGCACTTTTCTCCCCTGTTTCTTTAACGTACCATGCAATGTTGCTCCGTTACTTTCTAGAGGCACCAAAAGGGACCGGCCGGCGTGCGGCAGGCGCAGAAGTCGTCGTCTTTCCAGATGCTGCCGAGCACTGCGATTTCCTGACATGCACTGCTGGACACGATTTCACCTCCTCGCTCCTCATTAAGATTTCCTTCACAGCCGTTTTGTGGGTAAATATCTATTGTTGGACTCTTTATCAGTTGGAAGAATTGCCATGCCTTTGTTTTGTAAATTGTTCTTTCATCTCTGAAGATGCTGTTTGTGTGGGAAACACTGCTCAACACACTGGCTCCTGATTATACTCAGTTCCTTTTGTCTAGCCCTTGAATAGATGTTTTCCATGAGAGCCATAATAACGAAGCCATCTCCAGATTGAGGTGATTAAGCCCTCGCTTCCTCTGGCTGCTTTTTGTCCCCATCCAAAATTTTGTGGCTTGTCACATGAAGTGTCcggcttttattttattcctgttttgctcctcctgcagctggaggcttCACGACTGTCACTTGGAGCCTATGGGATGAAGAAGGTACCTAAACGGTTTCAACTGTTTCCTTCCCGGCTTCAGGTCCTTCAGGAGATGCTCTTACGCTACCCATCTCCCTCAAAACCTTCCCCTACCATTGCCATGTTTTATTCTGCACCTCGTTGCTACAGTTGGAGCTTGGGCGGTCCCGGTTGGTGCATTCAAATAGcccaaaatggaaaacaagaagtTGGCGCGCTCGAGGTGCTTCCTGAGCTTGCAAGTCCAGGAGCTCTTGGAAGTCAATGGAGCCCGAGCCCggctgaggcagcagcaggaccgGACCCGCAGCCTCCCCAGGCAGGAGCCAGCCCACGCTCTGCCTCCACTGCGCCCAGGCGGACGCTACGAGCATCATCCCGACGGCCCACGACGCAGAGGAAGGCACGCAGGTCAAGCCCACGTGCCACCTTGCAGCATGACACAGCTAATAAAGGtgtatttttaatctatttagGGGCAGGCACTGAGCTGCTGCCCTTCGAAGGGTCCGACTATTTACATAAACGGCAGCCAGACCAGCAGAGCACCTTTGCCTTGCTCGATGAGCCCAGCCTCGATGTTATCTCCTCTTCGGAGCCATTTGTTCACCTTTATTTATCCTGGGGTCCCCCAAGGCTGTTTAATTTCAGAGCTAAATCCAGGTTGATCCAGCAGCAGCGATATTTCCTGCCTgcattcctcctcttctcattACTTTATATTAAAAGTGATTTCACTTGCAATCACATCTCACACTATTTATAACCCACAAGAGGGAATATTTTATAGCTGAGCAGGTACTTGGAGGCTCTGACTCCAGCcgggctgctctgcctgcgCCTGCACCAGGACCGGCCAGGTCTGGGGGTACCAtgccccagagcatccccccaGGAGAGTCCAGCCAGGTGAGCATCATCGCTGCGAAGGGATTTATCCTTACACCCTGAGGGTCTCGGAGCAAGCACACGCACTTGCGTGCACCCACGtatccccaggaccccccatcCACGCAGGCTCGCCCACCTTGCAACCGCATCCCGGCAGCATTGAGAAGGCAGGATTTTGTTTTGGCTGGTGCTGGTTCCCTGGTCGAATGAGTAAGGAACAGCTTGGGAATGACTCACCTTCCCTATCAGGCAATTAGCACCAGATCTGCAGCTAACGAGCTGTCCTGTCTCTCACCGGGCAGAGGTaagatacatatttaaatagatcatggaaataaaacactaaaccccccccgccccctgccaCATCGCAGGATATTTTTAAACGCAGCTTAATTATCTGGACAGACAGTGCCGGGATGAACGGAGCTGGGTGCCCAGGACCCAGCAGGACCCACACGCGTTCCCAGCacccagggaggagcagggctaACAGTggccagagcagaggagagacCCAGCTGAAGACATCGGCTCCTCCGAAAACCAACGTCGGATCCTCTGCCGAGCTCCAGCGATCGGCAGAGGATCCGACGTCGGTTTTCGGAGGAGCCGATCGGCAGAGAGTTGGTGTCCAAGAGCTGTTGGTGCAGTCCATTCGTCGGAGTTCATATGATGAACTTTTCTAACTGACGCTCGTTATGAATAGAAACCTTCTAGGAATCCAGCGTCGTCTCCGGCTGGTTTATTAATGATTAATGGCAGGCTGCCTTTCCAAATAAAGGCTTCAGATgtgatttgggggtgggggggatgcaCCCTCTCAACTCACTGGgttattttgctgctgaaagtGAGAAATGAGAGTGAGGtgagaaaaaaagccacagcacAGGAGGGCATAGCAGAGGGGGACCAGCTCCAGATTGCTCCGTTAATGCTGCTGCTAATTGCGCTCCTGCTGTTCAGCATAACAgcagccaaaaaagaaaaaaaaaaaaaaagttaaaaaatttgCTATTTCAATCTGCAATCCCAGGCAGCGAACCGCAGCCGATTAAGGAGGATTCAGAGAGTGCCAAAGCCATCGCAATATCATCAAACCTGGGATGGGGGCACAGAGCAAATCCAGCAGACGAGAGTGGGAACGAGCAGCGGCAAGCAGATTGGAAGCAAGGACCATCGAGAACGATGACTGCGGAGAAGGGCAGATGGGGACAGCATGGGAAGGAGGCAAGGAGAAGGAATGAGAAGAGGCTGGGCTTGCGTTGAGCTGTCCTGAGATCCGGCTTTGTCCGTCCATCCGCCTGCTCCGTGTCCACCCGTAGCACCGGGGAGCAGGAGACGGAGGACAGCTCAAgctgtcctgctgcctggctgggcaATATGAGGAGGAcaaagctgggagcagaggggaaggacgTTTCTCTGGCTGCAAACCTCCGTGGGGTTTATCCCTCACTTTGCCTGAACCTCTCAGCCCTGCAGAACCCCTCAGTCTCACCCTCGGTGTCCTTCACATCCACCTGGTCCGTTCAGTGGGGACCTCGGGGGCTCCCTTCACCGCGTGCCAAACCTTGGCGTCTTGATTAAAAGTTTGAAGCAAGCACCACTCAAGATCTCTGCGCAGGCTGAATAGAATCGTTGACGGCGAGGACTGTAAATCATCTGGTAGCTTCGACATCAAGCCCTGTTACACCAGAACGAATGacacagcccctgctccagaTGTAGCTGATCCAAAAGGAGACCACAGGCTTGTTTAAGGGAGTAAAGTCCCAGGTCCTCTTGAAGGACACTCACATAAACCTGGTGGATCGCCTAGAAGAGCCGGTTTCTCTCCACGGATGCACAGGGGGTTGGGACAGCCAGCTCCAACGCAGCACAGAGA includes:
- the LOC140645153 gene encoding microtubule-associated protein 1 light chain 3 gamma-like; amino-acid sequence: MQPGDSSSRPFKQRKSLATRMHEVTEIRIKYPNKIPVVVERYQKEKTLPPLNRTKFLVSQDLPLSQFAVTLRTRLCLASSQTFYLLVNNKGLPNMAITMQELYRDNKDEDGFLYLTYASQEMFGSSSSSEPAAA